The following are from one region of the Stanieria cyanosphaera PCC 7437 genome:
- a CDS encoding alpha/beta fold hydrolase, which yields MKSSHSTAPVWINANFSFKRFDGRMVRHLSRHVPLAYWEYSQHQDEASSLEIALTLLHDYLKFLAEPVNLIGHSTGGLIGLLYARRYPHKVKSLTLLGVGCHPAIDWQAHYYSMRKLLPCSQEIVLARMVQMLFGCQDRFNTRTLIEILKQDLNTSPSSHSLYQHSSVSSEGVSMPLMVCGSENDGIVDLSALKGWKDYFKEEDILWTTPLGHHFFHYFFPEPVSRKVIEFWHQVDQQQNNFASQFIKV from the coding sequence ATGAAAAGTTCTCACTCAACAGCACCGGTTTGGATTAATGCTAATTTTAGTTTTAAACGTTTTGATGGTCGGATGGTTCGCCATCTTTCTCGTCACGTACCTCTTGCTTATTGGGAATATTCTCAACATCAAGATGAAGCAAGTTCTTTAGAAATAGCTTTAACCTTACTTCACGACTACCTTAAGTTCCTTGCCGAGCCAGTTAATTTAATCGGTCACAGTACAGGGGGTTTAATTGGATTGCTATACGCTCGTCGTTATCCTCACAAAGTCAAATCATTAACTTTATTAGGAGTAGGTTGTCATCCTGCGATCGATTGGCAAGCCCACTATTATTCTATGCGGAAGTTATTGCCTTGTAGTCAAGAAATTGTGCTGGCACGGATGGTACAAATGCTGTTTGGCTGCCAAGATAGATTTAATACTCGAACTTTAATTGAAATTCTCAAACAAGATTTAAATACTTCTCCTTCTTCTCATTCTCTTTACCAACACAGTAGTGTTTCATCTGAAGGAGTTTCGATGCCTCTGATGGTTTGTGGTAGCGAAAATGATGGAATTGTCGATCTTTCTGCTTTAAAAGGATGGAAAGATTATTTTAAAGAGGAAGATATTTTGTGGACAACTCCTTTGGGGCATCATTTCTTTCACTATTTTTTTCCCGAACCAGTAAGCCGAAAAGTAATCGAATTTTGGCATCAAGTCGATCAACAACAAAATAATTTTGCTTCTCAATTCATCAAAGTTTAA
- a CDS encoding mechanosensitive ion channel family protein, with translation MERIIKTVISSLQELLASTIKILPAILIALVIIMLTRYVAQMMRGIAEKLGKRTLKSSSLQLLLVKTAHVTTWIVGVLLACVVAFPGLRLGDIIATLGLGSVAIGFAFQDIFKNFLAGILLLIQEPFHIHDQIIVGNYEGTVEGIDLRTTKIRTYNGERILLPNSEVFTNAVQVRTAFDSRRTDLAVGVDYNTSLPEAKEILHHTLAKVDAVLDHPKPEIDLVGFGESSIDFVVRYWTTPRQVEVRQAQTEVILAIKQAFDEAEINIPYPIRSLYFYNQDKYNDYLPSQPETETNDGKNDSYSVSQI, from the coding sequence ATGGAGCGAATAATTAAAACCGTAATCAGTAGTTTACAAGAATTACTGGCTAGTACCATTAAAATTTTACCAGCAATCTTAATAGCTCTGGTTATTATTATGTTAACTCGCTATGTCGCTCAGATGATGAGAGGCATAGCCGAGAAACTAGGAAAAAGAACTTTAAAAAGTAGTTCCTTACAATTACTGTTGGTAAAAACTGCCCATGTAACTACTTGGATTGTAGGAGTATTACTTGCCTGCGTTGTTGCTTTTCCAGGTCTACGTTTAGGTGACATTATTGCTACTTTAGGATTAGGTTCGGTTGCTATTGGTTTTGCTTTTCAAGATATCTTTAAGAATTTTTTGGCAGGAATCTTATTATTGATTCAAGAACCCTTTCACATCCACGATCAAATTATCGTTGGTAATTATGAAGGAACAGTAGAAGGAATAGATCTACGCACAACCAAAATTCGTACTTATAATGGTGAAAGAATTTTACTGCCAAATTCTGAAGTATTCACCAATGCTGTACAGGTACGTACCGCTTTTGATAGTCGGCGAACGGATTTAGCAGTAGGAGTCGACTATAATACTTCTTTACCAGAGGCAAAAGAAATTTTACATCATACTCTTGCTAAAGTAGATGCAGTATTAGACCATCCAAAACCAGAAATAGATTTAGTTGGATTTGGTGAGAGTTCAATTGATTTTGTTGTTCGTTATTGGACTACACCTAGACAGGTAGAAGTAAGACAAGCTCAGACAGAAGTAATTTTGGCAATTAAACAAGCTTTTGATGAAGCGGAGATTAATATTCCTTATCCGATTCGTAGTCTCTATTTTTATAATCAAGACAAATATAACGATTATTTACCATCTCAGCCTGAAACCGAGACAAATGATGGTAAAAATGATTCTTATTCGGTGAGTCAAATTTGA
- a CDS encoding YqaE/Pmp3 family membrane protein: protein MDLVRLILAIVFPPLGVFLQVGFTVDLAINILLTLLGYIPGIVHAVWIIARK, encoded by the coding sequence ATGGATCTTGTTCGTCTAATTTTGGCTATTGTTTTTCCTCCTTTAGGAGTATTTCTTCAAGTTGGTTTCACAGTTGATTTAGCAATCAATATTTTATTAACTCTTTTAGGCTACATACCTGGTATCGTTCATGCTGTGTGGATTATTGCCAGAAAATAA
- a CDS encoding alpha-amylase family glycosyl hydrolase gives MASSIEFQLFAPYNKEANLIGSFSDWEPIKMEKGDDGYFRNKVELEDGEYRYKFQVRSKSWFLEPDQWVDIIDPYATDIDEYTQNGILKIKEGKKIVDTYVWQHDDKPLPADHELVIYELHVGDFSGGEDDPKIRGRYQHVTEKLDYLIDLGINAIELMPVKENPGEYSWGYSPQHFFAAESNYGSTYELKRLIDECHAKGIRVIMDGIYNHTNTDCPLTQIDHDYWFHHEPTDPDNSWGPEFNYEHYDENLDLKPAWQFVGDTVDYWVKEYHIDGIRYDAARQLDNYDFMHWIVNRTKEVAGSKPFYNIAEHIPENPAITNLDGPMDGCWHDSFYHTVKAHICGDRFELEELKNVIDCKRQGFLGATNVVNYLTNHDHERIMAELADRSIFDEAAFKRFKLGVALLMTAVGIPMVWMGEEFGDYHPLSQESNKIDWNLLKNDLNSGLQAYYKGLINLRKHNYALYTENIEFFYEDPEAKVFAYTRWNDEGSRVVVVANFSDQYLAGYTIPNFPDNGTWHEWTGDYDIEAGENQIMIDLPEYEAKVFVK, from the coding sequence ATGGCAAGTTCAATAGAATTTCAATTATTCGCTCCCTATAATAAAGAAGCTAACCTCATTGGTTCTTTTTCCGATTGGGAACCAATTAAGATGGAAAAAGGTGATGACGGTTATTTTAGAAATAAAGTAGAACTTGAAGATGGTGAATATCGCTATAAATTCCAAGTTCGTTCCAAAAGTTGGTTTCTCGAACCAGACCAATGGGTAGATATTATTGATCCTTATGCAACTGATATTGACGAATATACTCAAAATGGAATTCTAAAGATTAAAGAAGGCAAAAAAATTGTTGATACCTACGTCTGGCAACACGATGATAAACCTTTACCTGCCGACCATGAATTAGTAATCTATGAACTGCACGTAGGCGACTTTTCTGGTGGGGAAGATGACCCGAAAATTCGAGGTCGATATCAACACGTTACCGAAAAATTAGATTATTTAATAGATCTGGGGATCAATGCCATTGAATTGATGCCTGTCAAAGAAAATCCTGGTGAGTATAGTTGGGGTTATAGTCCACAACACTTTTTTGCTGCTGAATCTAATTATGGTTCTACCTATGAACTAAAGCGTCTGATTGATGAATGTCATGCTAAAGGCATCCGAGTGATTATGGATGGGATTTACAATCACACCAATACCGATTGTCCTTTGACTCAAATCGATCATGATTATTGGTTTCATCACGAACCCACTGACCCCGATAATAGTTGGGGCCCAGAATTTAACTACGAACATTATGACGAAAATTTAGACCTCAAACCAGCTTGGCAATTCGTCGGCGATACAGTTGATTATTGGGTGAAAGAATATCATATCGATGGCATCCGTTACGATGCTGCCCGCCAACTCGATAATTACGATTTTATGCATTGGATTGTTAATCGCACTAAAGAAGTTGCAGGCAGCAAACCCTTTTATAACATCGCCGAACATATTCCCGAAAATCCTGCCATTACTAACTTAGATGGACCAATGGACGGCTGTTGGCATGATAGCTTTTATCATACCGTGAAAGCTCATATCTGTGGCGATCGCTTTGAGCTAGAAGAATTAAAAAATGTGATTGATTGCAAACGTCAAGGTTTTTTGGGTGCAACTAATGTAGTCAATTACTTAACTAACCATGACCACGAACGCATCATGGCAGAGTTGGCAGATCGTAGTATCTTTGATGAAGCAGCCTTCAAACGATTTAAGTTGGGTGTAGCTTTGTTAATGACTGCCGTTGGTATACCAATGGTTTGGATGGGCGAGGAATTTGGTGATTATCATCCTCTCAGCCAAGAATCTAACAAAATTGATTGGAATCTTCTCAAAAATGACCTTAATAGTGGTTTACAGGCATATTATAAAGGTTTAATTAATTTAAGAAAACACAATTACGCTCTTTATACTGAAAATATTGAATTTTTCTACGAAGACCCTGAGGCAAAAGTATTTGCTTATACTCGTTGGAACGATGAAGGTTCTAGAGTCGTTGTAGTAGCCAATTTTTCTGACCAATATTTAGCTGGTTATACCATACCCAATTTTCCAGATAATGGAACTTGGCATGAATGGACAGGCGACTATGATATCGAAGCTGGAGAAAATCAAATTATGATCGATCTTCCAGAATACGAAGCTAAAGTCTTTGTCAAATAA
- a CDS encoding GMC oxidoreductase, translating into MTQHYDLIIIGTGAGGGTLAYALAATGKRILILERGGYLPREKDNWNPEAIFQDHKYQTQEQWLDRDNQVFSPEAFYNVGGNTKVYGAALQRMREEDFGELQHYDGVSPAWEISYSEFEPYYLRAESLYKIHGIRGEDPTEPPASAEYPFKPLHHEPRIQQITDGLENLGLHPFHLTLALNRDEDYPAQRPCIRCDTCDPYPCLVNAKCDAQVTCVDPALQHRNVELLINTRVTKLITDASGTRVTAVEAEKEGEIIKFTADTFVVSCGAINSAVLLLKSKSDRHPNGLANSSGMVGRNLMLHNHSALIAVADQPNDTIFQKTLGVNDFYFQGPNQNYPLGQIQLTGKAKWNRLKAFMPDSVPQSSLEYIAKHSVDWWLTTEDLPRWENCVTVNSEGKIKVDYQANNLKPHQDLIDIWTNYLRKLDFFLFFAKKMPIEVGWHQAGTCRFGSDPTKNVLDLNCRTHDVENLYVVDGSFFPAMGAVNPTLTIIANALRVADHFKNQ; encoded by the coding sequence ATGACGCAACACTACGATTTGATTATTATTGGTACAGGTGCTGGTGGTGGCACTCTTGCTTATGCCTTAGCAGCTACAGGTAAACGCATTCTTATTTTGGAAAGAGGTGGATATTTACCTAGGGAAAAGGATAATTGGAATCCTGAAGCGATTTTTCAAGACCACAAGTATCAAACTCAAGAACAATGGTTAGATCGAGATAACCAAGTTTTTAGTCCTGAAGCTTTTTATAATGTGGGTGGCAATACCAAAGTTTATGGTGCTGCTTTGCAACGTATGCGAGAAGAAGACTTTGGTGAATTACAACATTATGATGGTGTCTCTCCTGCTTGGGAAATTTCTTATAGTGAGTTTGAACCTTATTATCTTCGTGCCGAAAGTCTCTATAAAATTCATGGCATTAGAGGAGAAGATCCTACCGAACCACCAGCTTCAGCAGAATATCCTTTTAAACCATTGCATCATGAACCCCGTATTCAACAGATAACTGATGGATTGGAAAATTTAGGACTTCATCCTTTTCATCTTACTTTGGCATTAAACCGCGATGAAGATTATCCCGCACAGCGTCCTTGCATTCGCTGCGATACTTGCGATCCTTATCCTTGTTTAGTTAATGCTAAATGCGATGCCCAAGTCACTTGTGTCGATCCTGCCTTGCAACATCGTAATGTTGAACTATTAATTAATACTCGGGTAACCAAATTAATAACCGATGCCAGTGGAACAAGAGTAACAGCCGTAGAAGCAGAAAAAGAAGGCGAAATAATTAAATTTACAGCAGATACTTTCGTTGTCTCTTGCGGAGCTATTAATTCTGCTGTTTTACTCCTGAAATCAAAAAGCGATCGCCATCCTAATGGATTAGCTAATTCTTCAGGAATGGTAGGGCGCAATTTAATGTTACACAATCATTCCGCCTTAATTGCTGTTGCCGACCAACCCAACGATACTATTTTTCAAAAAACCTTGGGAGTGAACGATTTTTATTTTCAAGGACCGAATCAAAACTATCCTCTCGGACAAATACAATTGACGGGTAAAGCAAAATGGAATCGATTAAAAGCTTTTATGCCTGATTCTGTACCTCAATCTAGTTTGGAGTATATAGCAAAACATTCAGTGGATTGGTGGTTAACTACAGAAGATTTACCTCGTTGGGAAAACTGCGTTACTGTTAATTCTGAAGGCAAAATCAAAGTTGATTATCAAGCTAATAATCTCAAACCTCACCAAGATTTAATTGATATTTGGACAAATTATCTCAGAAAATTAGATTTTTTCCTATTTTTTGCCAAAAAAATGCCGATTGAAGTCGGTTGGCATCAAGCAGGAACTTGTCGTTTTGGTTCTGACCCCACTAAAAATGTTCTTGACCTCAACTGTCGTACTCACGATGTCGAAAATCTCTATGTGGTTGATGGTAGCTTTTTTCCTGCTATGGGTGCAGTCAATCCTACTTTAACAATTATTGCTAATGCCTTAAGAGTAGCAGATCATTTTAAAAATCAATAG
- a CDS encoding FAD-dependent oxidoreductase produces the protein MKEIIVAKTTDLRDGQMQQIPVDDSQILLAKINGKFYATGAFCTHYGAPLAKGVLHEERVVCPWHHACFNLTNGNLKEPPALNDLPSFAVRIEGENVLVQIPKEIPDGCTPTMVDYDSEDKRVFVIIGAGAGGSIAAETLRQQGFQGKIVLISQEANLPYDRTKLSKNYLQGKASEDSLPLRSCEFYQEHDIELRFGQAVTKVDTFTKTITLADNSTLPYDALLLATGGKARKLNIPGSDLDHVFTLRQVEDAQDILKTVKQAKKAVVIGSSFIGMEAAASLRQQGIEVTVVSPSSVPFAKILGEEVGKMFQQLHQEKGVTFYLKTKVTELQGDGKVETVVLDNGEQIDTDLVIVGIGVEPITDYLTGVELAEDHSIPVSEYLQAAAPDLYAAGDIATFPYAPMGKPTRIEHWRLAAQHGRTAAYNMVNPRPIKFDAIPFFWSGQYDLKLRYVGHATEWDQIALDGDLKKQEFLAFYVKDDRILAVAGCGRDQDIAAIAKLMSLNQMPDADQIHSTDWVEKLKTINN, from the coding sequence ATGAAAGAAATTATAGTAGCTAAAACTACAGATTTACGGGATGGACAGATGCAACAAATTCCCGTAGATGATTCGCAAATTTTATTAGCTAAAATTAATGGTAAATTTTATGCGACTGGGGCATTTTGTACTCATTATGGCGCACCTTTAGCTAAGGGTGTTTTACACGAAGAAAGAGTAGTTTGTCCTTGGCATCATGCTTGTTTTAATCTAACTAACGGTAATCTTAAAGAACCACCTGCACTGAACGATTTACCTAGCTTTGCTGTCAGAATTGAAGGGGAAAATGTCCTGGTACAAATACCGAAAGAAATTCCCGATGGTTGCACACCAACAATGGTTGATTATGATTCTGAAGATAAGCGCGTCTTTGTCATAATTGGTGCTGGTGCGGGTGGTTCGATAGCAGCAGAAACTCTTCGTCAGCAGGGATTTCAAGGAAAAATAGTTTTAATTAGTCAGGAAGCCAATTTACCTTATGACCGTACTAAACTAAGTAAAAATTATCTTCAAGGCAAAGCTTCAGAAGATTCTTTACCTCTACGTTCCTGTGAATTTTATCAAGAACATGACATTGAATTACGTTTTGGTCAAGCAGTAACTAAAGTAGATACATTTACTAAAACTATTACTTTGGCAGACAATTCTACTCTTCCCTACGATGCTTTATTACTTGCTACGGGAGGTAAAGCGAGAAAACTAAATATACCTGGGTCAGATTTAGATCATGTTTTTACTCTACGACAAGTTGAAGATGCCCAAGATATTCTTAAGACTGTTAAACAAGCTAAAAAGGCTGTGGTTATTGGTTCTAGCTTTATCGGTATGGAAGCAGCAGCGAGTCTAAGACAACAGGGTATTGAAGTAACGGTAGTTTCTCCTAGTTCTGTTCCTTTTGCCAAAATTCTTGGGGAAGAAGTAGGTAAGATGTTCCAACAACTCCATCAAGAAAAGGGAGTGACGTTTTATTTAAAAACCAAAGTAACCGAGTTGCAAGGTGACGGTAAAGTCGAAACGGTAGTTTTAGACAATGGCGAACAAATTGATACAGATTTAGTCATTGTGGGAATTGGTGTAGAACCTATCACAGATTATTTAACAGGAGTAGAATTAGCTGAAGATCATAGTATTCCCGTCAGCGAATACTTACAAGCAGCAGCACCAGATTTATATGCAGCAGGGGATATTGCTACTTTTCCTTATGCACCTATGGGCAAACCTACTCGAATCGAACACTGGCGATTAGCAGCCCAACATGGACGCACCGCTGCTTATAATATGGTTAATCCTAGACCAATCAAATTTGATGCGATTCCTTTCTTTTGGTCGGGACAATATGACCTCAAGTTGCGTTATGTCGGACACGCTACTGAATGGGATCAAATTGCACTTGATGGTGATTTAAAGAAACAGGAATTTCTCGCTTTTTATGTTAAAGATGATCGGATTCTTGCTGTAGCAGGATGTGGAAGAGATCAAGACATTGCTGCGATCGCTAAATTAATGAGTTTAAACCAAATGCCTGACGCAGACCAAATTCACAGTACTGATTGGGTAGAAAAATTAAAAACTATTAATAATTAA
- a CDS encoding MGH1-like glycoside hydrolase domain-containing protein, whose protein sequence is MSTSEQLTQEEIRLKQDRERQAYWRRWGCYLSDRSWGTVREDYSKDGSAWEYFDFEQSHYRAYRWGEDGIAGISDNHQRLCFALAFWNEQDPFLKERLFGLSNSQGNHGEDVKEYYFHLDNTPTHSYMKYLYKYPQQAFPYEQLQQENQKRGLKEREFELIDTGIFDDHQYFDITVEYAKATDEDILINIHVTNHNRETKRLHLLPTLWFRNIWSWGYDVEKPRLKIYDRNDQFSTIEAEHPDLGKRWLYCEQPVRALLRPLRERETPLLFTENNTNYQRLSGEKNQSPYVKDSFHRYVVQGEKSAVNPDHIGTKFAAYYTLEIEAGKTTTIQLRLCNNPELELPFGQEYHDTFQTRFQEAEQFYQRISPYEKDPELRNVQRQAFAGLLWNKQYYHYVIDTWLAGDPGQPSPPEERKQGKNSDWVHLHIDDVISMPDKWEYPYFAAWDWAFHLIPLAVIDIDFAKKQLDRLTREWYMHPNGQLPAYEWDFDGVNPPVHAWAAWRIYTIEQKRYGRSDKKFLERVFQKLLLNFTWWINRQDKDGNNVFQGGFLGLDNIGVFNRGDELPTGGKLSQSDGTSWMAMFCLDMLTIALELASDNEVYEDIASKFFEHFLYIVEAMNHIGPEGYTLWNNEDGFYYDVLDLPNGNNIDLKVRSLVGLIPLLAVTIIKSETFEKLSGFTKRVNWFINNRPHLSRNIACMEGCGQNSRRLLAIVDRDKLRRLLEKMLDQTEFLSDYGIRSLSRYHAEHPYTFQANDEEYQVGYEPAESQTAMFGGNSNWRGPIWFPINYLLIEALQRFDYYYGDDFKVECPTGSGNLVSLWEVALELERRLIAIFQANESGYRPVYGDFEQFHDSNWQNLILFHEYFHGDNGAGLGASHQTGWTALIAKLIMQRSEYDR, encoded by the coding sequence ATGTCAACATCTGAGCAATTAACTCAAGAAGAAATTAGATTAAAACAAGACCGAGAAAGACAAGCTTATTGGAGACGTTGGGGTTGTTATTTAAGCGATCGCTCTTGGGGAACAGTCAGAGAAGATTATAGTAAAGATGGTTCAGCTTGGGAATATTTTGATTTTGAACAATCTCATTATCGAGCTTATCGTTGGGGAGAAGATGGTATTGCTGGAATTTCTGATAACCATCAAAGATTGTGTTTTGCCCTAGCTTTTTGGAATGAACAAGACCCTTTTTTAAAAGAAAGATTATTTGGTTTAAGTAATAGTCAAGGTAATCACGGTGAAGATGTCAAAGAGTATTATTTTCATCTTGATAATACTCCAACTCATTCTTATATGAAGTATTTATATAAATATCCTCAGCAAGCTTTTCCTTATGAACAATTGCAACAAGAAAATCAAAAGCGAGGATTAAAAGAGCGAGAATTTGAGTTGATCGATACAGGTATTTTTGATGATCATCAATATTTTGATATCACAGTCGAATATGCTAAAGCCACTGACGAAGATATTTTAATTAATATTCACGTTACCAATCACAATCGTGAAACTAAAAGATTACATTTATTACCCACTCTTTGGTTTCGCAATATTTGGTCTTGGGGTTACGATGTTGAAAAACCAAGATTAAAAATATACGATCGCAATGATCAATTTAGTACCATTGAAGCTGAACATCCCGATCTAGGAAAGAGATGGTTATATTGCGAACAGCCAGTAAGGGCGTTGCTTCGCCCCCTTCGGGAACGCGAAACGCCCTTACTGTTTACCGAAAACAATACCAACTATCAACGTTTATCAGGAGAAAAAAATCAATCTCCTTATGTTAAAGATAGTTTTCATCGGTATGTAGTTCAAGGAGAAAAATCAGCAGTTAATCCTGATCATATCGGCACAAAATTTGCTGCTTACTATACTTTAGAAATTGAAGCAGGAAAAACCACTACAATTCAATTGCGACTTTGTAACAATCCTGAGTTAGAGTTACCTTTCGGACAAGAATACCACGATACCTTTCAAACTCGTTTTCAAGAAGCAGAACAATTTTATCAACGCATTTCTCCCTATGAAAAAGATCCAGAATTACGCAACGTTCAAAGACAAGCCTTTGCAGGATTACTATGGAATAAACAATATTATCATTATGTTATTGATACTTGGTTAGCAGGAGATCCTGGACAACCATCACCACCAGAAGAACGTAAACAAGGAAAAAATAGTGATTGGGTACATCTTCATATTGATGATGTGATTTCGATGCCCGATAAATGGGAATATCCTTACTTTGCAGCTTGGGATTGGGCGTTTCATCTAATTCCTTTAGCAGTGATTGACATCGATTTTGCCAAAAAACAATTAGATCGTTTGACTCGTGAGTGGTATATGCACCCTAACGGGCAATTACCTGCTTATGAATGGGATTTTGATGGAGTTAATCCCCCAGTTCATGCTTGGGCAGCTTGGCGCATTTATACTATTGAACAGAAAAGATATGGACGTTCGGACAAAAAGTTTTTAGAAAGAGTATTTCAGAAACTACTATTAAACTTTACTTGGTGGATCAATCGACAAGATAAGGATGGCAATAATGTCTTTCAAGGTGGTTTTTTAGGTTTAGATAATATCGGCGTGTTCAATCGTGGCGATGAATTACCGACAGGCGGTAAACTATCTCAATCAGATGGTACAAGTTGGATGGCAATGTTTTGTCTCGATATGCTAACCATCGCTTTGGAGTTGGCATCGGATAATGAAGTTTACGAAGATATTGCCAGTAAATTTTTTGAACACTTTCTTTATATCGTTGAAGCGATGAACCATATTGGGCCAGAAGGTTACACACTTTGGAATAATGAAGATGGTTTTTATTATGACGTTTTAGATTTACCCAATGGAAACAATATCGATCTCAAAGTGCGATCGCTTGTAGGTTTAATTCCTCTTTTAGCAGTTACTATTATTAAAAGCGAGACTTTTGAGAAGTTATCAGGATTTACTAAACGAGTTAATTGGTTTATTAACAATCGTCCCCATTTAAGTCGTAACATAGCTTGTATGGAAGGTTGTGGTCAAAATTCTCGTCGTTTATTAGCCATAGTAGACCGAGATAAGTTGCGTCGCCTTCTCGAAAAAATGCTCGATCAAACCGAATTTTTGAGTGATTATGGCATTCGTTCCCTTTCTCGTTATCACGCCGAACATCCTTACACTTTTCAGGCAAATGACGAAGAATATCAAGTAGGTTATGAACCAGCAGAATCTCAAACTGCGATGTTTGGTGGTAATTCTAATTGGCGAGGACCAATTTGGTTTCCCATTAATTATTTATTAATCGAAGCATTGCAGCGATTTGATTATTACTATGGTGATGATTTTAAAGTCGAATGTCCCACAGGTTCGGGAAATCTAGTATCTCTTTGGGAAGTAGCTTTAGAACTAGAAAGAAGGTTAATTGCAATTTTTCAAGCTAATGAATCCGGATATCGACCCGTTTACGGAGATTTTGAACAATTTCATGACTCCAATTGGCAAAATTTAATTCTCTTTCATGAATACTTTCATGGAGACAATGGCGCAGGATTAGGTGCTTCTCATCAAACTGGTTGGACAGCTTTAATAGCAAAATTGATTATGCAACGCAGCGAGTACGACAGGTAA
- a CDS encoding glycosyltransferase family protein: MKNSSSLLTLKRQQNPKLRSIYLDDRSEINIHPVSRLTQLRDLKTWNNNQELPTFPNNSPKHSRRKLRIALYSHDTMGLGHKRRNLLIMQTLSSSNLDADILMISGMSEANNFSMPPGIDCLTLPALYKKSDGQYQSRRLDLSLSEIINLRSQVIRTTIQTFAPDVLIVDNVPRGAMKELDSTLEYLRHSKQTYCVLGLRDVLDESSVIRRDWERSHNEQVIQNYYDAVWVYGDANVYDPVKEYQLAPETSAKFHYLGYLDQTARLKFSDEASKQAVKSLNLPSKRLILCVVGGGQDGAQLAEVFARTKLPSDAYGLILTGPFMPQEVRQRIQARINKRSDLFLLDYFPEPTLLMKQADRVIAMGGYNTTCEILSFQKQALIVPRIKPRQEQLVRAERLQAMGLVDMLHPDRLNASNLSKWLKKPEHLPKVRDQIDLNGLTRIPQFLAEMLAVTHTHHSI; encoded by the coding sequence ATGAAAAATTCATCTTCTCTATTAACTCTCAAAAGACAACAAAATCCAAAGCTGCGCTCAATCTATTTAGATGACCGCTCTGAGATAAATATTCATCCTGTCTCACGATTAACACAACTAAGGGATCTAAAAACTTGGAACAACAACCAAGAATTGCCAACATTTCCCAATAATTCACCAAAACATAGCCGAAGAAAATTGAGAATCGCTCTTTATTCCCATGACACGATGGGATTAGGACACAAACGTCGTAATCTCTTGATTATGCAAACTCTTAGTTCTTCTAATCTTGATGCAGACATTTTGATGATTAGTGGAATGTCCGAGGCAAATAATTTTTCTATGCCACCAGGGATAGATTGTCTGACACTGCCAGCATTATATAAAAAGAGCGACGGACAGTATCAATCAAGACGTTTAGATCTTTCGTTATCAGAAATTATTAATTTGCGATCGCAAGTAATTCGCACTACCATCCAAACTTTTGCACCCGATGTTTTGATCGTAGACAATGTGCCACGCGGAGCAATGAAAGAACTTGATTCGACTTTAGAATATTTACGCCATAGTAAACAAACTTATTGTGTTTTAGGTTTACGCGATGTTTTAGATGAATCAAGCGTTATTCGTCGAGATTGGGAACGTTCTCATAACGAGCAAGTGATTCAAAACTATTACGATGCCGTTTGGGTGTATGGAGATGCTAATGTTTATGATCCAGTAAAAGAATATCAGTTAGCCCCTGAAACAAGTGCCAAATTTCATTATCTGGGTTATTTAGATCAAACAGCGCGTTTAAAATTTAGTGATGAAGCCAGTAAACAGGCAGTTAAATCTCTTAATCTACCATCAAAACGTTTAATTTTGTGTGTGGTTGGTGGAGGACAAGATGGAGCGCAGCTAGCAGAAGTTTTTGCTCGAACTAAATTGCCCTCCGATGCTTACGGTTTGATTTTGACTGGACCTTTTATGCCACAAGAAGTTCGCCAACGCATCCAAGCTAGGATAAACAAACGCTCCGACCTATTTTTACTAGATTATTTTCCTGAACCAACGTTGCTGATGAAGCAAGCAGACCGTGTTATTGCTATGGGCGGTTACAATACTACCTGTGAAATTCTGTCATTTCAAAAACAAGCTCTGATCGTACCTCGTATTAAACCTCGTCAAGAACAGTTGGTACGTGCCGAACGTTTACAAGCAATGGGATTAGTTGATATGTTACATCCCGACCGCCTTAATGCTAGCAATTTAAGCAAGTGGTTAAAAAAACCAGAGCATTTACCAAAAGTAAGAGATCAGATAGATCTCAACGGTTTAACTCGTATCCCACAATTTTTAGCCGAAATGCTTGCTGTTACTCATACTCATCACTCTATTTAA